In the genome of Anabaena cylindrica PCC 7122, the window TAGTGAGGAAGTAGATACAGATAGTACAACAAATATTCCAGGGGAAACTGTAACTACTACTACTTCTGTCAAAAGGGAAAAATCAGGTTTTACTCTGGCTATTTGGCAACCCGGTGGGACGATTTCCGAAGTGATTGCCCGCGTTTCTATTAAAGGTAAGCATGGCAACAAATATTACAAAGAAAGATTTTTAGGTGACTATAAGTATAAAATCAAACAAAAGGCCAAGTTTATAAATGGGTTTAAATTGGGCGATCGCATCGTCGTTAGATTATATGATAACACAAACCGCTTTATTGGCTACACAGAATTTGCGTGTTTACCCGGTCACACAGCAATAAACTTGATTTTATCTGCCAACCCCAAAGAATATCAAGTAGTTCGTGTTTTTTATGGCGTTGATGACAATGAAGATAGCATTGTTGACACTAACACCACCAGCTACGATTACTTCACCCAAGTTAGTAACCAAAAAGTTACCTTCCTCAAAAGTTCAGAAAATATCAATATTACCCAGTACCAAGCCGCAGGATTTGCCAAAGTTGCCACAACCGGCGTTTATCCTGTATCTTTTACCGAAGGTGATTTTGCTTTAGCAGGTAAATCCATTAATATCGTTGATTCTAACTTAGCCAAAGCCTTAACTGCTGTTCCTGGTAGCTTGGTGCAGTTAACTCAACTCAGCAACAACTCCACATATCAACTCAGCCAATTGTTGAGTAAATATCGCCAAGTAGGTGTAGCGAAGGATATCAAAGTATCATTTTCTGATATTTCCAAAGACTACTGGGCTAAAGATTATATCGCCGAATTAGCCGCAATGGAAATTATTGACGGTTTCCCTGATGGTACATTCCGCCCTAACGCACCAGTGACA includes:
- a CDS encoding S-layer homology domain-containing protein, producing the protein MILSKLTHFRKVAIAAVSMIALSPIHSTLAASDLSATVPSEFSNYNQQLLTQKTISEEVDTDSTTNIPGETVTTTTSVKREKSGFTLAIWQPGGTISEVIARVSIKGKHGNKYYKERFLGDYKYKIKQKAKFINGFKLGDRIVVRLYDNTNRFIGYTEFACLPGHTAINLILSANPKEYQVVRVFYGVDDNEDSIVDTNTTSYDYFTQVSNQKVTFLKSSENINITQYQAAGFAKVATTGVYPVSFTEGDFALAGKSINIVDSNLAKALTAVPGSLVQLTQLSNNSTYQLSQLLSKYRQVGVAKDIKVSFSDISKDYWAKDYIAELAAMEIIDGFPDGTFRPNAPVTRAQLAALLQKIFIKSKVRNAIAFRDIPKGYWAENAIRETYEMGFFTTLGSKNFNPTQKLTRLDILITLAKGLNYQFTGSTKNILSIYSDASSIQNEHRNLIAAITQNGVVVNYPNRKLLNGKKVATRAEVCALLYRAMVSAGEVADFASKYTIQPIRE